The segment GCTGCACCGCCTGGAAGGAGCCGATGGGCCGGCCGAACTGCACCCGCTGCTGGACATGGGCGACCGTACGGGCCAGCGCCGTATCGGCCGCGCCCACCGCCTCGGCGGCCAGCGCCGCGGCCGCCACCACCCCCGTCGCGGCGAGCGCCCGGGCCACCGCCGCCGCGTCGCCGTCCCCCTCGCCCAGCAACTCGGCGGTAACGTCGCGCAGTTCGAGGCGGGCCTGCGGCCGGGTCTCGTCCAGCGCGGTCTGCCGGGTCCGCAGCAGACCGGTCACACCGGGCTCCGCGCCGGGCCGGGCCGCGCCCGCGTCCGCCGCCCGTACGAGGAAGAGCAGGGTGCGGCTCTGCGCGAACCCGCCGGTGTGCGCGGCCACCACCAGCACGTCCGCGGTGTGCCCGTTGAGCACCTGGCCGGCCTCGCCGTACAGCCGCCAGCCGCCGCCCGCCGCCTGCCCGCCGTTCCGCGAAGGGGCCGCCGCGCCCTCCGCCGGCACTCTCCTCGCCTGGATGCCGCCGGCCCGGCCGCCACCCGCCCAGTCGCCGTCGTTCGGCCCGGTCAGCGCCAGTGCGGTGGCGAGCTGTCCGCCCGGGACGGCCAGCGTCGCGGTCAGCTCCCCGGCGGCGAGGGCCGGGAGCAGGGTGGTGCGCTGGCGCTCGCTGCCCAGCGCGAGGAGGAGCGGGGCGGCCAGCGCGGCGGTCGCGACCAGTGGTGAGGGAAGGACGACGCGGCCGGTTTCCTCGCAGGCCAGGGCGAGTTCGGTGGGCCCGCAGCCCACCCCTCCGTACGCCGTGGGCAGCGCCAGACCGGGCAGCCCGAGCCGGCCGGCGAGCTGCTGCCACAGCTGGGTGTCGTA is part of the Streptomyces platensis genome and harbors:
- a CDS encoding acyl-CoA dehydrogenase family protein; amino-acid sequence: MDAAFTEEQHEIRRTLRELLLKRCGPDEVKAAVRTPPGYDTQLWQQLAGRLGLPGLALPTAYGGVGCGPTELALACEETGRVVLPSPLVATAALAAPLLLALGSERQRTTLLPALAAGELTATLAVPGGQLATALALTGPNDGDWAGGGRAGGIQARRVPAEGAAAPSRNGGQAAGGGWRLYGEAGQVLNGHTADVLVVAAHTGGFAQSRTLLFLVRAADAGAARPGAEPGVTGLLRTRQTALDETRPQARLELRDVTAELLGEGDGDAAAVARALAATGVVAAAALAAEAVGAADTALARTVAHVQQRVQFGRPIGSFQAVQHRLADLYVALQAARSAAYYAAWSAGGGPEGDASEPGVGALALAQALEALRAVAAEAVQLHGGIGFTWEHEAHLYFKRAACDELLLGPVHRLRVRAAEEAGLFPDGAGEPGGAPLAGRAPEAVEV